The genomic DNA TCGAAAAGAACCTCGGGTTTCAGGAACTCAAGCTGTAAACGGGAAGGTCTGACCTCATCCCGCTGGAGGAAATCAAGGTCGCAATCAGCCCGGCGATAACTCGGGCTAGCCATAATCTGGCGCACCCTTTCCGGGGCGTTCGGATCCTCTTGGTGGGACTTCGGCTCGCTCCACGACAATGGCTGTTTGCGCTCAAGGGGTGGGTAAGGAGGGTCATCGGTTGCACTCGGTTTATGGAACTTGGGATCATTCATCAGAAGCCTCGCGGATTAGTGGTTGAATAAGAGAAGGGTTTACCCTGCTTTCAATAAAATCCATATTGGAGCAGCGCCCGGCTCATAGCTAAGACATTCTCGGGCTTACAGTAGGAAGTAAGACCGTTGGAACTTGCCAGGATATACCCTCCACCCGGGCTAAGTTCTTGCAGGCGCTTTTTGACTTCGGCTTCCGTTTCCTCGGGAGTACCCTGGGTGAGGGTATAATGCAGGTCGATATTGCCCATCAGGCAGATGCGGTGGCCATACCGCTTTTTCAGCTCGACGATGTCCATGGCATTGGGCTCCACATTGGCCAGACCATTCATGCCTAAGGTTAGCAGGTCGTCGAGGATGGGCAGAAGGTTTCCGTCGCTATGGTAGATCCAGGGAATCTTAATTTTGTCGGCCACTTTTTTCATGCGGGGAAGAAAGAGGTCGCGAATGGTCTGGGGAGAAAACAAAGGCCCCTGTTTCCAGGCCAAATCTTCAGGGACGATCAGGAAATCAAACCCCAGTTCGTTGATCTTCTCCACGGCCTTACAGGCCCAATCTATGAAAATATCCATGAGCTGCAAAACGAATTGCGGGTTGTCATAAAGC from Deltaproteobacteria bacterium includes the following:
- a CDS encoding uroporphyrinogen decarboxylase family protein translates to MTSKERVLMALHLKQPDRVPWVESSVHNRLAEKLLQRSDFEKATVTQIFAAPGSRIPPQVLDVIALDNLTFSIAPPRFVRSQNYEGMDIIVDGLIKNEADLPKVILPDPEADEFYQPAKDFIARFRGSNRALGVTTRMGIGNTYLSMGIEHFSLMLYDNPQFVLQLMDIFIDWACKAVEKINELGFDFLIVPEDLAWKQGPLFSPQTIRDLFLPRMKKVADKIKIPWIYHSDGNLLPILDDLLTLGMNGLANVEPNAMDIVELKKRYGHRICLMGNIDLHYTLTQGTPEETEAEVKKRLQELSPGGGYILASSNGLTSYCKPENVLAMSRALLQYGFY
- a CDS encoding cytochrome D ubiquinol oxidase subunit II; translation: MNDPKFHKPSATDDPPYPPLERKQPLSWSEPKSHQEDPNAPERVRQIMASPSYRRADCDLDFLQRDEVRPSRLQLEFLKPEVLF